In Streptomyces sp. NBC_00483, a single window of DNA contains:
- a CDS encoding FecCD family ABC transporter permease — translation MTAAPPKASSRVSLRATLAWAAGIAALCASVAFAITLGPAQIQVGDVWAAVGDRMGLATSDLSPIRDGIVWNLRLPRTLLAAVCGAGLAVCGTVLQALLRNPLADPFVLGVSSGASTGAVLVVVLGLGGGAVSVSGGAFVGAVCSFALVLVLSHTLGGSTDRVVLCGVAAMQLFSALTSFVVLTSADAETTRGVLFWLLGSLSGVGWTEVWMCLAVLAVTLVVCLAYGRTLDAFAFGAEAAASLGVRVARTRIVLLCVTALLTAALVSAAGAIGFVGLVLPHAARALVGPGHTRLLPVTALAGAVFLVWVDTVARTVLEPQEVPVGVVTSLIGVPAFVLVLYRGRGVR, via the coding sequence GTGACGGCGGCGCCCCCGAAGGCTTCTTCGCGGGTCTCTCTTCGCGCCACGCTCGCCTGGGCGGCCGGTATCGCCGCGCTGTGCGCCTCCGTCGCCTTCGCCATCACCCTCGGTCCCGCGCAGATCCAGGTCGGTGACGTGTGGGCTGCGGTGGGCGACCGGATGGGTCTGGCGACCTCGGATCTCTCGCCGATCCGGGACGGCATCGTATGGAATCTGCGGCTGCCGCGGACGCTGCTCGCGGCGGTGTGCGGGGCGGGGCTCGCGGTGTGCGGCACGGTGCTTCAGGCGCTGCTGCGCAATCCGCTGGCCGATCCGTTCGTGCTCGGCGTCTCGTCGGGCGCTTCGACCGGGGCCGTGCTCGTCGTGGTGCTCGGGCTCGGCGGGGGCGCCGTCTCGGTGTCCGGTGGCGCGTTCGTCGGCGCCGTCTGTTCGTTCGCGCTGGTCCTGGTACTCAGTCACACGCTGGGCGGCAGCACGGACCGGGTGGTGCTGTGCGGGGTCGCCGCGATGCAGCTGTTCTCGGCGCTGACCTCGTTCGTCGTACTGACTTCTGCGGACGCGGAGACGACGCGCGGCGTGCTGTTCTGGCTGCTCGGCTCGCTCAGCGGAGTCGGCTGGACCGAGGTGTGGATGTGCCTGGCCGTGCTCGCCGTCACGCTCGTGGTGTGCCTGGCCTACGGGCGCACCCTCGACGCGTTCGCCTTCGGCGCGGAGGCGGCGGCCTCTCTCGGCGTGCGGGTGGCCCGCACCCGGATCGTGCTGCTGTGCGTGACGGCACTCCTTACGGCGGCCCTGGTCAGCGCGGCGGGGGCGATCGGCTTCGTCGGCCTGGTGCTGCCGCACGCGGCGCGCGCCCTGGTCGGTCCGGGGCACACCCGGCTGCTGCCGGTGACGGCGCTCGCGGGAGCGGTGTTCCTGGTGTGGGTGGACACGGTGGCGCGGACGGTCCTCGAACCTCAGGAGGTTCCGGTGGGTGTGGTGACCTCGTTGATCGGTGTGCCGGCGTTCGTGCTGGTGCTGTACCGCGGGCGGGGTGTGCGGTGA
- a CDS encoding ABC transporter ATP-binding protein — protein sequence MTAGLRAERVSWSPGGALVLDGVSVAPEPGTVTGVLGPNGSGKSTLLRLLSGVLAPASGVVTLDGDPLASVGRRQAARRIAMVQQQSDAQVELTVADVVRLGRVPHRRAWQPASAADEAAVRSALERSGLADRAHRLWHTLSGGERQRVQIARALAQEPRELLLDEPTNHLDIQHQLELLDLIGTLGITSVVALHDLNLAATYCARVVVLCEGRVVAAGEPGDVLTEELIADVYGVRAEVTRPGARPHIRYLGTTSPD from the coding sequence GTGACGGCGGGGCTGCGCGCGGAGCGCGTGTCGTGGTCGCCGGGTGGCGCGCTGGTGCTCGACGGGGTGTCGGTGGCGCCGGAGCCCGGGACCGTCACCGGCGTCCTCGGCCCCAACGGCTCGGGCAAGTCGACCCTGTTGCGCCTGCTGTCCGGGGTGCTCGCCCCGGCCAGCGGCGTCGTCACGCTCGACGGTGACCCGCTCGCCTCGGTGGGCCGCAGGCAGGCCGCGCGGCGCATCGCCATGGTGCAGCAACAGTCCGACGCCCAGGTCGAGTTGACCGTCGCCGACGTCGTACGCCTGGGCCGGGTCCCGCACCGCCGCGCCTGGCAGCCCGCGTCGGCGGCGGACGAGGCCGCCGTGCGCTCCGCCCTGGAGCGCAGCGGGCTCGCCGACCGGGCGCACCGCCTGTGGCACACGCTGTCCGGCGGCGAACGCCAGCGGGTGCAGATCGCGCGGGCGCTCGCGCAGGAGCCGCGCGAGCTGCTGCTCGACGAGCCGACGAACCACCTCGACATCCAGCACCAGCTCGAACTCCTCGACCTGATCGGCACGCTGGGCATCACGTCCGTCGTCGCCCTGCACGATCTGAACCTCGCCGCCACCTACTGCGCGCGGGTCGTCGTGCTGTGCGAGGGCCGGGTGGTGGCGGCCGGGGAGCCGGGCGACGTGCTGACCGAGGAACTGATCGCCGACGTGTACGGGGTGCGCGCCGAGGTCACCCGCCCCGGCGCCCGCCCGCACATCCGCTATCTGGGCACGACGTCGCCGGACTGA
- a CDS encoding L-threonylcarbamoyladenylate synthase produces the protein MARYYDVHPANPQARLISAIADGIRDSALVAYPTDSCYALGCRLGNRAGVDRIRTIRQLDDRHHFTLVCQDFAQLGRFVQIDNDVFRAIKAATPGSYTFILPATREVPRQLQHPKKKTVGVRIPDHVVTQALLAELGEPLLSSTLLLPGEEEPLTQGWEIKEQLDHQVDAVVDSGDCGTVPTTVIDFSGGEAEIVRRGAGDTERFE, from the coding sequence ATGGCCAGGTACTACGACGTGCACCCAGCAAACCCGCAAGCGCGCCTGATCTCCGCGATCGCCGACGGCATCCGCGACAGCGCGCTTGTCGCCTACCCCACGGACTCCTGCTACGCGCTCGGCTGCCGGCTCGGCAACCGGGCGGGAGTCGACCGGATCCGCACCATCCGGCAGCTCGACGATCGGCACCACTTCACACTGGTCTGTCAGGATTTCGCCCAGCTCGGCAGGTTCGTCCAGATCGACAACGACGTGTTCCGCGCCATCAAGGCGGCCACGCCCGGCAGTTACACCTTCATCCTGCCCGCGACGCGCGAGGTGCCGCGGCAGCTGCAGCACCCGAAGAAGAAGACCGTGGGCGTGCGCATCCCCGACCACGTGGTGACGCAGGCCCTGCTCGCCGAGCTCGGCGAGCCGCTGCTGTCCAGCACGCTGCTGCTGCCCGGCGAGGAGGAGCCGCTCACCCAGGGCTGGGAGATCAAGGAGCAGCTCGACCACCAGGTGGACGCCGTCGTGGACTCCGGCGACTGCGGCACCGTGCCCACCACGGTCATCGACTTCTCCGGCGGGGAGGCCGAGATCGTACGGCGCGGGGCCGGGGACACCGAGCGCTTCGAGTGA
- a CDS encoding DUF779 domain-containing protein has translation MTDVPRVELTDAAAELVRRLHEAHGPLMFHQSGGCCDGSAPMCYLAGEFRTGASDVLLADLVVEGVAEPVSFWMSKSQYEVWSHTRLIVDVVEGRGSGFSLEAPEGVRFLIRSRLVGT, from the coding sequence ATGACCGACGTACCCCGCGTGGAGCTGACGGACGCGGCCGCCGAGCTGGTGCGGCGGCTGCACGAGGCCCACGGTCCGCTGATGTTCCACCAGTCCGGTGGCTGCTGCGACGGCAGTGCACCGATGTGCTATTTGGCGGGCGAGTTCCGCACGGGAGCCTCCGATGTGCTGCTCGCCGATCTCGTGGTGGAGGGGGTGGCGGAGCCGGTCTCGTTCTGGATGTCCAAGAGCCAGTACGAGGTGTGGAGCCATACGCGGCTCATCGTCGACGTCGTCGAGGGACGCGGCAGCGGCTTCTCCCTCGAAGCACCCGAAGGCGTACGTTTCTTGATCCGTTCCCGGTTGGTCGGTACCTAG
- a CDS encoding phosphodiester glycosidase family protein: protein MQTRVGKRGRRVLAALGVASMLAGAALTGAAPAGAASGERVAPGVTYTEFDVPAAKGTAHAHVLTVDLTDPRVRVDLLHPGAVGARATVSSMSDTAGAVGGVNGDFFNISETQHPGVEVTGASVGPAITRGHTLKAAVPDGQRFGPALPPGTSTRDVLGVGVDRRARLDSLELDGSIRTRDDRMPLGGLNQYALPVGSVGAFTSDWGSVSRVRATCGTDTQRAAPCTTDTYEVTVRHGRVVSSADTPGSGPIAADTTVLVGREAGAQWLRKLSPGEPVAVHHRLVAARSHIPYRFAIGGYPVLRDGAPLPGLDATTSAVRTAAGIGDGGHELILLALDGAPAYRTGMSMTEVAATMRSLGSDDAFSLDGGGSSTLVARAPGAPTVSVRNHPSDPPERAVANGIGVFSARK, encoded by the coding sequence ATGCAGACGAGAGTTGGCAAGCGAGGCAGAAGAGTCCTTGCGGCCCTCGGGGTCGCTTCGATGCTGGCCGGTGCCGCCCTGACGGGTGCGGCGCCGGCCGGCGCCGCTTCGGGCGAGCGGGTCGCTCCGGGCGTCACGTACACGGAGTTCGACGTTCCCGCCGCCAAGGGCACCGCACACGCCCATGTCCTCACCGTCGATCTGACCGACCCGCGCGTGCGGGTCGACCTCCTGCACCCCGGCGCGGTCGGGGCCCGCGCCACCGTCTCCTCGATGTCCGACACGGCCGGCGCCGTCGGCGGGGTCAACGGGGACTTCTTCAACATCTCGGAGACCCAGCATCCGGGCGTCGAGGTCACCGGCGCCTCCGTCGGCCCGGCCATCACCCGCGGGCACACGCTCAAGGCGGCCGTGCCGGACGGGCAGCGCTTCGGCCCGGCCCTGCCGCCCGGCACCTCCACCCGGGACGTCCTCGGCGTCGGGGTCGACCGGCGGGCCCGCCTCGACAGCCTGGAGCTCGACGGCTCGATACGTACCCGGGACGACCGCATGCCGCTGGGCGGGCTGAACCAGTACGCGCTGCCGGTCGGCTCGGTCGGGGCGTTCACGTCCGACTGGGGCAGCGTGTCGCGGGTGCGTGCCACCTGCGGCACCGACACCCAGCGGGCGGCTCCCTGCACCACGGACACGTACGAGGTGACGGTGCGGCACGGGCGCGTCGTGTCGTCGGCCGACACACCCGGCAGCGGTCCCATAGCGGCCGACACCACGGTCCTGGTCGGCAGGGAGGCCGGGGCGCAGTGGCTGCGCAAGCTGTCACCGGGTGAGCCGGTCGCGGTCCACCACCGGCTCGTCGCCGCGCGCTCGCACATCCCGTACCGCTTCGCGATCGGCGGGTATCCCGTGCTGCGGGACGGCGCACCACTGCCTGGCCTGGACGCGACGACGTCGGCGGTGCGCACGGCGGCGGGCATCGGGGACGGCGGCCATGAGCTGATCCTGCTGGCCCTGGACGGCGCGCCCGCCTACCGCACCGGCATGTCGATGACCGAAGTGGCCGCCACGATGCGGTCCTTGGGCTCGGACGACGCGTTCAGCCTGGACGGCGGCGGTTCGTCGACCCTCGTGGCACGCGCACCCGGCGCGCCCACGGTGTCGGTCCGCAACCACCCAAGCGACCCGCCGGAGCGGGCGGTCGCGAACGGGATAGGGGTATTCTCGGCCAGGAAGTAG
- a CDS encoding phosphatidylinositol-specific phospholipase C/glycerophosphodiester phosphodiesterase family protein, with the protein MAPTTRRRALGTLAAALAVGVTTPNLAQAAAAKRGPAPLRRAHAHNDYEHPRPLFDALDQRFNSVEADIYLVNGDLLVAHDPVDLDPARTLDSLYLAPLAARVKSNHGSVYRGWRTPLQLLVDIKTDGAATYQELDRQLRRYGRLFTTYDRGRVRSGAVTVVVSGDRAARPPMEAQARRSAFYDGRLTDLGSAAPASLIPLISDNWANNFAWRGSGPMPAAERDKLRGIVGAAHARGQRVRFWETPDVAGPERDAVWAELIAADVDHLNTDDLAGLRAFLEAHDKVHAAAHGKGSGR; encoded by the coding sequence ATGGCCCCGACCACCCGCCGCAGAGCCCTCGGTACCCTCGCCGCCGCGCTCGCCGTCGGTGTCACCACCCCCAACCTGGCCCAGGCCGCCGCGGCCAAGCGCGGCCCCGCGCCCCTGCGGCGCGCCCACGCCCACAACGACTACGAGCACCCGAGACCCCTGTTCGACGCGCTCGACCAGCGGTTCAACAGCGTCGAGGCCGACATCTACCTCGTGAACGGCGACCTCCTCGTCGCCCACGACCCCGTCGACCTCGACCCCGCGCGCACCCTCGACTCCCTCTACCTCGCCCCGCTCGCCGCCCGCGTGAAGTCCAACCACGGTTCGGTGTACCGGGGTTGGCGCACCCCGCTGCAGCTCCTCGTCGACATCAAGACCGACGGCGCGGCGACGTACCAGGAACTCGACCGCCAATTGCGCCGCTACGGCCGCCTCTTCACCACGTACGACCGCGGGCGCGTGCGGAGCGGAGCCGTCACCGTCGTCGTCTCCGGCGACCGGGCCGCCCGCCCGCCGATGGAGGCGCAGGCCAGGCGCAGCGCCTTCTACGACGGCCGCCTCACCGACCTCGGCAGCGCGGCGCCCGCCTCGCTCATCCCGCTCATCAGCGACAACTGGGCCAACAACTTCGCCTGGCGAGGGAGCGGGCCGATGCCCGCCGCCGAACGCGACAAGCTGCGCGGGATCGTCGGCGCCGCCCACGCGCGCGGCCAGCGCGTCCGCTTCTGGGAGACACCCGATGTCGCCGGGCCCGAACGCGACGCCGTCTGGGCCGAATTGATCGCCGCCGACGTCGACCACCTCAACACGGACGATCTCGCGGGGCTGCGGGCGTTCCTGGAGGCGCACGACAAGGTGCACGCCGCAGCTCACGGCAAGGGTTCCGGCCGGTGA
- a CDS encoding aminoglycoside adenylyltransferase family protein — protein MRQVECVVEVLREVLGPDLVAAYLYGSAVSGGLRPHSDVDVLAVTGASTTPDQRAHLVGGLMNLSGAGAAHGPDRPVELTLVQLADVRPWRFPPVREFQYGEWLRDAYERGDTPRPEADEDLALLVTMVRQRGVALFGPPATELLDPVPESDVRRATVAGIPALLEELETDTRNVVLTLARVWATLATGEILSKDAAADWALARLPEENRAVLAHARAVYLGEAEESWARLRTRLRRDAEVLVAEAERVT, from the coding sequence GTGCGCCAGGTGGAGTGCGTGGTGGAGGTGCTGCGGGAGGTGCTCGGGCCGGATCTGGTGGCCGCATACCTCTACGGCTCGGCGGTCTCCGGCGGCCTGCGCCCCCACAGCGACGTGGACGTGCTCGCCGTGACGGGCGCTTCCACGACCCCCGACCAGCGCGCGCATCTCGTCGGCGGGCTGATGAACCTGTCCGGTGCGGGTGCGGCACACGGCCCGGACCGTCCGGTGGAGTTGACGCTCGTACAGCTCGCCGATGTGCGGCCCTGGCGGTTTCCGCCGGTGCGGGAGTTCCAGTACGGCGAATGGCTCCGGGACGCGTACGAGCGCGGAGATACGCCGCGGCCCGAGGCGGACGAGGACCTGGCGCTGCTGGTCACGATGGTGCGACAGCGCGGTGTCGCCCTGTTCGGGCCGCCCGCCACCGAACTGCTCGATCCGGTTCCGGAATCCGATGTGCGCCGCGCGACCGTGGCCGGGATCCCGGCGCTCCTCGAGGAGTTGGAGACGGACACCCGCAATGTGGTCCTGACACTGGCCCGCGTCTGGGCCACCCTCGCGACCGGCGAGATCCTCTCGAAGGACGCGGCGGCGGACTGGGCCCTGGCTCGACTCCCGGAGGAGAACCGCGCGGTGCTGGCGCATGCCCGCGCGGTGTATCTGGGCGAGGCGGAGGAGTCGTGGGCGCGGCTACGGACCCGGCTGCGGCGCGACGCGGAGGTACTGGTCGCCGAGGCCGAGCGAGTCACGTAG
- a CDS encoding ABC transporter ATP-binding protein, which produces MLELHAITAGYDRRAPVVRDVTLTVRPGESVGLLGPSGCGKSTLARVAALLHAPDDGHVVIDGEPAQGWRHRAPRAQRTAFGVVFQQPRLSADPRLRLSDLIAEPLRANGADHAARVSELADTVGLSTDLLTRRPHEVSDGQLQRACLARALTLRPRWLICDEMTAMLDASTTAALVGVVEDYRRETGAGLLAVGHDRVLLERWCGRTVEWGELVGA; this is translated from the coding sequence GTGCTTGAACTGCACGCCATCACCGCGGGCTACGACCGACGAGCCCCGGTCGTCCGCGACGTGACCCTGACCGTCCGCCCCGGCGAGAGCGTCGGACTCCTCGGCCCCAGCGGCTGCGGCAAGTCGACCCTCGCCCGCGTCGCGGCGCTGCTGCACGCCCCGGACGATGGGCACGTCGTCATCGACGGCGAACCGGCCCAAGGTTGGCGCCACCGAGCCCCACGCGCACAACGCACCGCGTTCGGCGTCGTCTTCCAACAACCACGCCTGTCCGCCGACCCGCGCCTGCGCCTTTCCGACCTGATCGCGGAACCCCTGCGCGCGAACGGCGCCGACCACGCGGCGCGGGTGAGCGAACTGGCGGACACGGTCGGCCTGTCCACCGACCTCCTGACCCGCCGCCCCCACGAGGTCAGCGACGGTCAACTCCAACGCGCCTGCCTCGCCCGCGCCCTCACCCTGCGCCCCCGTTGGCTGATCTGCGACGAGATGACCGCCATGCTCGACGCGTCGACCACGGCCGCGCTGGTGGGCGTGGTGGAGGACTACCGGCGGGAGACCGGGGCGGGGCTGCTGGCCGTGGGGCACGACCGGGTGCTCCTGGAGCGGTGGTGCGGGCGGACGGTGGAGTGGGGGGAGCTGGTGGGGGCGTAG
- a CDS encoding ABC transporter ATP-binding protein, with product MRDGAYVRAVGDASFDLGAGECLALVGESGCGKSVLASALLGLLPQNAETAGSARLGDLDLMAADEATLARTVRGRRIGLVPQSPAAHLTPVRTVRSQLGEVLRQLAGVPRRGPRLQEAVRQAAERAAFPLDHLDRYPHELSGGLAQRAATALALVGDAPLLLADEPTTGLDRDLVERTVEELRRHIGTDRALLLITHDLAAAERIADRVAVMYASSIVELADADAFFGARGPRHPYARGLLNALPDREFTPIPGMPPELSALGEGCAFAARCTGADGLCAAMPAVTDGVACHHPVPAHQEATRA from the coding sequence ATGCGCGACGGCGCGTACGTACGGGCCGTCGGCGACGCCTCCTTCGACCTCGGGGCGGGGGAGTGCCTGGCCCTCGTGGGCGAGAGCGGCTGCGGAAAATCGGTGCTGGCCTCCGCGCTCCTCGGCCTGCTGCCGCAGAACGCGGAGACGGCGGGCTCGGCGCGCCTCGGCGACCTCGACCTGATGGCGGCCGACGAGGCGACGCTCGCGCGCACGGTGCGGGGCCGCCGGATCGGCCTGGTGCCGCAGAGCCCGGCCGCGCACCTCACCCCGGTCCGCACGGTGCGCTCACAACTGGGCGAGGTACTGAGGCAGTTGGCGGGCGTGCCGCGTCGCGGCCCGCGGCTGCAGGAAGCCGTCCGGCAGGCAGCCGAGCGTGCCGCCTTCCCGCTGGACCATCTCGACCGCTACCCCCACGAACTCTCCGGCGGACTCGCGCAGCGCGCCGCGACCGCGCTCGCCCTCGTGGGGGACGCTCCGCTGCTCCTCGCCGACGAGCCGACCACCGGCCTCGACCGCGACCTCGTCGAGCGGACCGTCGAGGAACTGCGCCGCCACATCGGCACCGACCGGGCGCTGCTGCTGATCACGCACGACCTCGCGGCGGCGGAGCGGATCGCGGACCGGGTGGCGGTGATGTACGCGAGCAGCATCGTCGAACTGGCCGACGCGGACGCCTTCTTCGGGGCGCGCGGCCCCCGCCACCCGTATGCACGGGGCCTCCTGAACGCCCTGCCCGACCGCGAGTTCACCCCGATCCCCGGGATGCCACCGGAACTGAGCGCGCTGGGGGAGGGCTGCGCGTTCGCCGCGCGCTGCACGGGCGCCGACGGCCTGTGCGCGGCGATGCCGGCGGTCACGGACGGCGTGGCCTGCCACCACCCCGTACCGGCCCACCAGGAGGCCACCCGTGCTTGA
- a CDS encoding ABC transporter permease, with the protein MAEQAVGAARAVAGQAPQWRTHGVRRRSTRAWRIRTSAVIVSVVVLAVLLVPPLTQLDQQAVDLAAKLQPPSWAHPFGTDDVGRDLLLRSVYGLRVSLLVGVVAAVVATVIGTAVGALAGALGGWVDRGVMRVVDTFSSVPHLLLGVFIVAMFRPGVWPVVISVGLTHWLSTARIVRAEVLSLRSRPYVDAAISGGSSRWRVTARHLLPGVLPQAALAAVLMVPHAIWHESALSFLGLGLPTHQASLGTLVQTARGSLLAGDWWPTLFPGLFIIVPTLAIAGLAGAWRERLNPRRRSELTL; encoded by the coding sequence ATGGCTGAGCAAGCAGTTGGCGCTGCCCGAGCAGTGGCAGGACAGGCCCCGCAATGGCGCACGCACGGAGTGCGGCGCCGCTCCACGCGCGCGTGGCGGATACGTACGTCCGCGGTGATCGTGTCCGTGGTCGTCCTCGCCGTGCTGCTTGTGCCGCCGCTGACTCAACTGGACCAGCAGGCCGTCGACCTCGCCGCGAAGCTCCAACCACCGTCCTGGGCGCACCCGTTCGGTACCGACGACGTCGGCCGCGACCTGTTGCTGCGCAGCGTGTACGGGCTGCGGGTCTCGCTGCTCGTCGGTGTGGTGGCCGCGGTCGTGGCGACCGTCATCGGCACCGCCGTCGGGGCGCTCGCGGGCGCGCTCGGCGGCTGGGTGGACCGGGGCGTGATGCGCGTGGTGGACACCTTCTCGTCGGTGCCGCACCTGCTGCTCGGCGTCTTCATCGTGGCGATGTTCCGGCCGGGGGTCTGGCCGGTCGTGATCTCGGTGGGCCTGACGCACTGGCTGTCGACGGCCCGCATCGTGCGCGCCGAAGTCCTGTCGCTGCGCTCACGGCCCTACGTCGACGCGGCGATCTCCGGCGGATCGTCACGGTGGCGGGTGACGGCCCGACACCTCCTGCCCGGCGTCCTGCCGCAGGCGGCGCTCGCCGCGGTGCTGATGGTCCCGCACGCGATCTGGCACGAATCCGCCCTGTCCTTCCTCGGGTTGGGCCTGCCCACCCACCAGGCCAGCCTCGGCACGCTCGTCCAGACGGCGCGCGGCTCGCTGCTCGCGGGCGACTGGTGGCCGACCCTCTTCCCCGGCCTGTTCATCATCGTGCCGACGCTGGCCATCGCGGGCCTCGCGGGTGCCTGGCGCGAACGCCTGAACCCCCGCCGCCGATCGGAGCTGACCCTGTGA
- a CDS encoding ABC transporter permease encodes MSRRLPWGPMARLTGRRIAFAVPVLAAVTFGVFAIAAASPFDPVKAYAGTAGLTASQENLDQLRANLGVDQPLFARWWDWLTSAVTGDLGDSAVMRQPVAQVIGERLGWSVLLAATAFLVAVVLGTLLGVLAARRQGGWLDRAVTSLAYTLEAAPPFWLGLLAVWLFALKLGVLPAGGLTDTGSSTITAGQVLSHLALPAGVLAVSQLPWFVLYVRQGVGDALDEDPVRGARARGLAPRTVLFGHALRSGMLPVLTLIGSRVPELITGALLVETVFSWPGIAAATVQAATSVDFPLLAAVTVLATLAVLAGNWAADLLYGIADPRVGFDG; translated from the coding sequence ATGAGCAGGCGGCTCCCCTGGGGGCCGATGGCGCGCCTGACGGGCCGGCGGATCGCGTTCGCCGTGCCCGTCCTCGCCGCCGTCACCTTCGGCGTCTTCGCGATCGCCGCGGCCTCCCCCTTCGATCCGGTCAAGGCGTACGCGGGCACGGCCGGGCTCACCGCGTCACAGGAGAACCTCGACCAGCTGCGGGCAAATCTCGGCGTCGACCAGCCGCTGTTCGCCCGCTGGTGGGACTGGCTCACGTCCGCGGTCACCGGCGACCTCGGCGACTCGGCCGTCATGCGGCAGCCGGTCGCCCAGGTGATCGGCGAGCGGCTCGGCTGGTCGGTCCTGCTGGCAGCCACCGCGTTCCTCGTCGCGGTCGTCCTCGGCACGCTCCTCGGCGTCCTGGCCGCGCGCCGGCAGGGCGGCTGGCTCGACCGGGCCGTCACCTCGCTCGCGTACACGCTGGAGGCCGCGCCCCCGTTCTGGCTCGGCCTGCTCGCCGTGTGGCTGTTCGCGCTGAAACTCGGCGTACTGCCGGCCGGCGGGCTCACCGACACGGGCTCCTCGACGATCACCGCCGGGCAGGTGCTGTCCCATCTCGCGCTGCCCGCTGGTGTGTTGGCGGTCTCGCAGCTGCCGTGGTTCGTCCTGTACGTCCGTCAGGGCGTCGGCGACGCGCTCGACGAGGACCCCGTGCGCGGGGCCAGGGCGCGCGGACTCGCGCCGCGCACCGTCCTGTTCGGGCACGCGCTGCGCTCCGGCATGCTGCCCGTGCTCACGCTCATCGGGTCACGGGTGCCCGAACTCATCACGGGGGCGCTGCTCGTGGAGACCGTGTTCAGCTGGCCGGGCATCGCCGCCGCGACCGTGCAGGCGGCCACGTCCGTGGACTTCCCGCTGCTCGCCGCCGTCACCGTCCTCGCGACCCTCGCCGTGCTCGCCGGCAACTGGGCCGCCGACCTGCTGTACGGCATCGCCGATCCGAGAGTGGGCTTCGATGGCTGA